The window CCAATAATTTTGACACGTATTGTTATTGcccatttttgtttgtacagacgtgcacttaaaaacaaaaacaaacttgtcatTGTAAAATTCTTGACAGCCACCTGAAAGCCgttaattttgtaattatgtGAATGAAGTGGCCTTGGAATCCGGCCACACTGGCGGACTGGAGGCCGTAGTACGTTATGGCCAAAACGAAGCCAAATTGGCCGATTTACCAGCTTGGATCACATTGCGTTTTCATATCAGATCTCTTGAAATCCCCAACGTGTCAAGTCAGCCAGGATCAGACTTCCGGTGCGACATTTCACAACAAAATTGACCGAGACGATTTGGCCGGCTCGCTTGGTGGCATCTTTactttgaaagagaaacagtcTTTTCCTTTCTTACGCTGTCCGACCTCCTGCTGACTTGACGCCGGTTTCCCGTCAGGTGCCAAAATTGAATGTGCAGCGAAATGGTCAGTGCTCCGGGAGGGAAAGCCCAGCCTACAATAAgtcaaaacataacaaaaatgaaGTAAGAGTAAGTTGTGGATGGTGATTCAGCTGAATGCTTTCaacttattttccttttatcatAGAAAAGTTCCCCATCCACCTGAGATCGGAGCCCAGAATCGACAGGTTGTATTTCAACCTGAAGTGACAACCCCCGTTGGTTTAATGAAGATCGGCTTTACTTTTGCACTGGCCTTAGTAGCAgcctaaaaacatgtttatgtgGGAAGATGTGTGAGATGAAGGAAATCAACTGTGCGTGCGTCTCTGTATATTTGTCGGGGTCATATCACACCTATGCTGCGAGTAGTTTAAAAACGGTCAATACACTGTAGGatgactgtaaaaatgtaaaaacctcAGTGGAATCTCTTTTCAGATGCACTCCAAGAATTGCTTATCTCATTATAAGGATTTTGAAAACTCATTCGACCCCACAAGTGTATGTTTGGATTGTGGATGAGAAGGCTCTTCACCAGCaggatttaaatttaaaactttactATGATGCGGATTCGAGTAAATTACTAATCAATCTTTGTTTTCATAGTAGGCTAATCAAATTACACAGATTGTGTCCTTTAAACGTCCCCGGCTTCGACATGGCACTGGACATTAACATGGCGCCCGTCTTGACCTTCAACCTCGGATATTTATTCAACCTCGTTTATCTGTTTGACAAAATGCATATCCATCACTCAAGATTCTCGCGATAAATGCCTCTGATATATTAGGACAGATGGAGGAGCCTCGTCCACTTGGAGGGGCGTTGGGTTTCCTTGAGGACGTTGAGGTTTGGAACAGTCAAGGGTCTCAGATTTGCACAAGAAACAGCCAGCCATGTCGGACGCGGTGGTTAGTTTCATGAAGGACTTTTTGGCCGGTGGCATTGCCGCTGCCATCTCCAAAACAGCTGTCGCTCCTATTGAGAGGGTCAAATTGTTGCTGCAGGTAAAATAATTGAATCAACTGTTGCCCACAGCATGGCCGCACGTTCACTGTTGTGTGCGTAAAGTGTGCGTAAATGTTGGCTAATTGATAAAAGAAGCACCAAAATGTagaatataattttgttttaatgaaaattgaGTCCAAATGTGCACGGAGTAGGTTCATATGGTCTGGTGCGTAATGTGAAGGGGCATGTGAAAGGTCCTGCGTCAAGctggaaatatttttactcaTAGGACTTTGCATTGCAGCTGCGATGATGGCAATGGGCCCTTAATATGTGTTTCAGTAAAATAGCCGTTATTATAGTTTATGTCAAAACCGTGCGTTTATTAAGTTAAGTATTACTCCACTAAAACCACTGACCGCAGTAAAATTTAGTTAAAGTGAACTGCTAAATTTAACTTTGAGTATGTAATCTAATACACAGTCGATTCTCAAGTGACAGGAGGGTGCCTGTAGGCTGCTGCTACAACTACTGTACGTAATGCCTGGACGGAGAAGATGCAAAAACCGATGATTATTTCAAGATTATGAAAATacaattaattatcaaaattgaaagacaaaacaatctaTTCTGGTGTTAATAGAAGATGGGGCGTGTCAACGTTCCTTTGCACAAAGTTTTACTAGAGAATTCACCCCCCAATGGGATATGcgtctttttttaatgaacttttcttgtctttgctTGTAGGTCCAGCATGCCAGCAAACAGATCACCGTGGAGACACAGTACAAGGGAATCATGGACTGTGTGGTTAGGATCCCAAAGGAACAGGGCTTCATTTCCTTCTGGAGAGGCAACCTGGCCAACGTGATCCGTTACTTCCCCACCCAAGCCCTCAACTTCGCATTCAAAGACAAGTACAAGAAGATTTTCCTCGGTGGAGTGGatcaaaaaacacagttctGGCGTTACTTCGCTGGCAACTTGGCATCTGGCGGGGCCGCCGGCGCGACTTCGCTCTGCTTCGTCTATCCTCTTGACTTCGCCAGAACAAGGCTCGCTGCCGACATCGGTAAGGGCACAGCTGAGAGAGAGTTCACCGGTCTCGGAAACTGCATCGCCAAAATCTTCAAGACCGACGGCCTCAAGGGTCTTTACCTCGGGTTCAACGTGTCAGTTCAGGGCATTATCATCTACAGAGCGGCCTACTTCGGATGCTTCGACACA is drawn from Xiphias gladius isolate SHS-SW01 ecotype Sanya breed wild chromosome 15, ASM1685928v1, whole genome shotgun sequence and contains these coding sequences:
- the slc25a4 gene encoding ADP/ATP translocase 1, with amino-acid sequence MSDAVVSFMKDFLAGGIAAAISKTAVAPIERVKLLLQVQHASKQITVETQYKGIMDCVVRIPKEQGFISFWRGNLANVIRYFPTQALNFAFKDKYKKIFLGGVDQKTQFWRYFAGNLASGGAAGATSLCFVYPLDFARTRLAADIGKGTAEREFTGLGNCIAKIFKTDGLKGLYLGFNVSVQGIIIYRAAYFGCFDTAKGMLPDPKNTHIIVSWMIAQTVTAAAGLISYPFDTVRRRMMMQSGRKGADIMYKGTIDCWKKILKDEGSRAFFKGAWSNVIRGMGGAFVLVLYDEIKKYTY